DNA from Geobacillus vulcani PSS1:
GTGACCGCCGCGCCGACTAACGCCATATTTCCGGCCAACGTCGACTCCCCGCTGCCCCCGAGGCCGACGATGACGATCACTCCCGCCGCCGCCAACAACAACGCCACAAGCTTCCGCCATGTGAGCGCTTCCCCAAGCAGCCAACGGGCAAATAAAACGACAAACGCCGGTGTCGAAGCCGTAATGAGCGAAGCCGTATGGGCGTTCGACCATTTCGTGCCGACAAATTGCAGCGAAATGGAAATGACATAGCCGATGAGGCCAATCGCGATCACCATCATCCAATCGCGCCCGTGCTTTGGCGGGTGCTCGCGTTTCACTGCCGCGATCGCGGCAAGCGCGATCAAGGCGACGGCGTAGCGCAGCCAGACTAGCGTCAGCGGCGGGATGTAGTCCAATACGTACTTGCTTACGACATACATCCCGCCCCAAATGCCGGCGGCGAGCGATAAATACAAAGAAGCGAGAACAGGCTGTTTCATCTTACCCAGCGCTCCCCCTTTCGTCCGCTTTTCTTCATCTTATCACACCCGCGAGGCTTCCGTCCCGCTTGGTTTTCAGCAAAAAAATAGCGGGCTTGGCGGCTTGGCGGCCGCCCCCGCTGCTGATGGTGCGAACGTCATGTGTTTTGTCGCGCCTTACATTCGCTCGATGATCGTCGCTGTCGCCATGCCGTGCCCGATGCAAATCGTCAATAGCCCATAGCGGCCTTCCCGCCGCTCAAGCTCATGAACGAGCGACGTCATCAGTTTGACGCCCGTCGCGCCGAGCGGATGGCCAAGCGCGATGGCGCCGCCGTTGACATTCACTTTCGCAAGCGGGGCGCCGATTTCTTTTTGCCAGGCGAGCACGACCGGGGCGAACGCTTCGTTGATTTCAATGAGATCGATATCCTCGATCGTAAGTCCGGCTTTTTTCAGCACTTGTCTTGTCGCCGGAATGACGCCATCCAGCATATACGTCGGGTCCGAGCCGACGACCGTTTGCGCGACGATGCGCGCTTTCGGCTTCAG
Protein-coding regions in this window:
- a CDS encoding DMT family transporter, with the translated sequence MKQPVLASLYLSLAAGIWGGMYVVSKYVLDYIPPLTLVWLRYAVALIALAAIAAVKREHPPKHGRDWMMVIAIGLIGYVISISLQFVGTKWSNAHTASLITASTPAFVVLFARWLLGEALTWRKLVALLLAAAGVIVIVGLGGSGESTLAGNMALVGAAVTWALLSVLVKMASARMSVLSITTFAILAAFVGMTPMLMVERPGLTAVQWNAPVVMGVLYLGIVSTAGAFFLWNKGMEMIDAGIGSLFFFFQPLVGSLFGWLFLHERLDASFWVGGTLIVAGVAVAVRSGQSA